A region of the Leptospiraceae bacterium genome:
GGTATAAAAAGACCCACGAATAATTTTTGTGAATACAGAAGAATCATTTTGGTCTGATGTAACAGACGAAGAAATTTCGAGAGAAAGAAAAAAAGCAAAAGAACTAAAACAATCTGCCTGGTGGAAACAGAAACGTTCCTCAGGCATTTGTCATTACTGCGGGAAGAAATTCCCTGTAGATCAAATTACCATGGATCACCTAATACCTCTTATCCGCGGTGGAAAGTCAATAAAATCAAACTTAGTTCCCGCCTGCAAAGATTGTAACAACAAAAAGAAACACAACCTTCCATTCGAAATAAACTAAGTCAACATCTCAAAGAAAGGATGATCTTTTATCATCTCATAGTAATCTTTCTGAAATGATTCCTTTACTTTATCCGTTGCATTGTAGGCGTGGAAAATACTTTTCTCTATTTCTTTTTCTTCTTCTCTGATTTCATATCCTAGCATCTGATAAGCAAGAATTCCTGCAAGTCTAGTAATTCTATCCATATGTGAAACCCTACCAACATCTTCATGAGAAAAATTCTGATGAGTGACTACGTCTTGTAAGCCTTTAGGCATGTTCCATAGCTTGAATACTTTACTTCCAATCTCTACATGGTCAATATGAAATACTTCGCGCTCTAATCCAAGCAAGTCTTTTCCTTCTAAAGTTGAGGTCTTTACCATATCACTGTATTGGTCTGAGTAGCTCAAAGCGAGAATTGTCATTCCAATCTTTCTTAATAAGGATCCAAGGAATACATCGTCTTTAAAACTCTTCATACCAAGCGGAATAGAAATATCATAAGCAATCAGAGCGGATAATATCGGTAATTCTTGAAGATTTTTTTGAAAGACTTCTCCTTTTAAATTTTTACTGAACTGTTTATTGGATTGCAAAAGAACTAAATTTTTTACAGTCTTCATTCCCAATAAAGTAATAGCATCCTTTAAGCTATGGACTTTACCGGATCTTCCATAAAATGCAGAGTTAGCAATTTTCATTATATCGGTAGTGATTGCTTTATCCGGACTTATGATTTTTTCTAGCTCTTCACTTCCTCCGCTTGGATTGGATGTATCAAAGGTTGTTACTTTAATAGCAACGGCTGGTAAAGGAGGAATAACAAGATTCGCCAAGTTAATATTAGCCGGTGGAGGAGTATCCTTCGGATGAATATCATCTCTTCTTCCCAATGCATAAGATATTTTTTGAATTACTTGCGCACGATTGTAAGGCTTTTTAACGAAGGTATCTATCTTTAATTGGATTAGGCTTTGTATAACATCTTTATCCGTAGAGGCAGATATTACAGCTACTTTTAAATCTGTATACGAATGGCGGATTTCTTGAATTACCTCTACGCCACTCATATTGGGCATGTTAATGTCAAGGCAAATGATGTCTGGTTTGTTCAGGGATTCCTTTAAATAAAAAAGTAAGTCTTCTCCATTAGCCGATTCATATAAAATTTCAAAACGCTCTGACTGCAAATATCTCTTTAAGAGATTTCTATCGACTGTAGAATCTTCTGCAATCATCACCTTATACGGTTTAAAATTTTCAGGATTTAGACCAAGAGGAATGTGCTCTTCGTTCATCATAGACCTCTACTTAAACGTAATTCTTCTAGCCTGCTCTCTGTCAGCGGGATCTGGAATCTCTTCAAGAGTATTATACTTGATTCCATCAATTTTATAGCAAATCTCACCATTATCGTTTTCAAAAGTGATTGTCTTTGAATAACTATGTGAATAAGGATTTGACTCACCTTTTAAAAATTGTTTTACTTTATCAAGAAAACCCATATGCATAGACCTCTTCATTATATTTCTTATTCATTTATTTTTTTCTGACTGAACTGATTTGAGTCTGTCTGGATAATCAGAAATAATTCCATCAACACCAAAAGATATTAGCTTTTTCATTGAATCTTTATCATTTATTGTCTAAGGGATAACTTTAATTTTACTTTTTCTACAAGAATCAACAAACTCTGCATTTACATATTCATAATAAGGAGAAATTATTTCTACTTTTAATTCTTTTGCTCTTTCGATGATTTTAGTTTTAGGACTCGCGAATCCAGAGGATAATAATAAATATTCCCACTTAGAAGGAGCGAATAACGCTGATGTAAGAATTTCAGGATTCAGTTTTTTAACTTCCGGCAATACTTCTAAAACAAAGGATTGAACTGTTGTCTGCTTTACAACTTTTGCCTCTTCTATTGTATTTACCATTACTCGCGCGTATTCTAATACTTCCTCTTTGGTATAATCTTTCTCGTTTAATTTTGTTTCGATATTAAACAAAAAAGGTTTTGTGATTTTATTTTCTCTTTCGTAGTCCTTAACAAATTGAAAGAATTCTTTTAAAGTAGAAAGCTTTGTTCCGGGAACAAGTGTCTGTTCGGGAAAGCGACTATTTTTAAGTGAACCACAATCTAGTTCTTTTAATTCTGCTACTGTAAAATTCTTAACAGGTAGAAATTCAACTTTAGCCCCATTCGACCATTTACAAATTTCTGGATTTAGCTTATCATCGTGGTGGATAATAAGCTGTTTGTCCTTGGTCAGCACTGTGTCGAGTTCAAGAGTTGTCATTTTTAAGTCCATCGCTGCTTTAAATGCAGGTAGAGTATTTTCAGGATAAAGACCTCTAGCCCCTCGGTGTCCTTGCATATCTAATTCGGTGATACGCGAATTTTCTTTTACTTGAGAAAAAGAACAATGAATGAAAAAAAATAATACAATTAAAATCGAAAATCTCATTTGATAAAAAAAACTAAACAGGTAAGTAGACTTCCTTTTTAACGGCATTAGTGATTTGTAAATCATATGCAAGGAGTCCTTTTTCGAATTCATAGAAACTAGTGTGAAAGGGAAAGGATTTTAAGTAAAGAAGGATTTTTAAGAATTAAACTGTTTTTGGAAATTTATTGACCATTGAAAATATGGGCAACTTTTTTAGTGAATCTCAAACATTGTAGAATAAGTAATCAGATTGTTTTTTCTTTTCAAATTCCCAATTGAAAGAAGTTTCTCGCAGTTGCAAACTTTTTCCTTCTACTGTAGAAACCAATTTATACTTTTCCACCTCTCCGAATTCTTGCGGTGCTTTTTTTAAAACATACTTTCCTGCTTTAATCTCTTCTAACACATGCACAAAGAAAGGATCATGTTCAACTCTTGCTAATTCTTGCATGGCAAAGTAAAATGTAGTTAACCCCTTATAATACCAATCTACAATTT
Encoded here:
- a CDS encoding HNH endonuclease, encoding MNTEESFWSDVTDEEISRERKKAKELKQSAWWKQKRSSGICHYCGKKFPVDQITMDHLIPLIRGGKSIKSNLVPACKDCNNKKKHNLPFEIN
- a CDS encoding HDOD domain-containing protein; its protein translation is MMNEEHIPLGLNPENFKPYKVMIAEDSTVDRNLLKRYLQSERFEILYESANGEDLLFYLKESLNKPDIICLDINMPNMSGVEVIQEIRHSYTDLKVAVISASTDKDVIQSLIQLKIDTFVKKPYNRAQVIQKISYALGRRDDIHPKDTPPPANINLANLVIPPLPAVAIKVTTFDTSNPSGGSEELEKIISPDKAITTDIMKIANSAFYGRSGKVHSLKDAITLLGMKTVKNLVLLQSNKQFSKNLKGEVFQKNLQELPILSALIAYDISIPLGMKSFKDDVFLGSLLRKIGMTILALSYSDQYSDMVKTSTLEGKDLLGLEREVFHIDHVEIGSKVFKLWNMPKGLQDVVTHQNFSHEDVGRVSHMDRITRLAGILAYQMLGYEIREEEKEIEKSIFHAYNATDKVKESFQKDYYEMIKDHPFFEMLT
- a CDS encoding glycerophosphodiester phosphodiesterase is translated as MNSKKDSLHMIYKSLMPLKRKSTYLFSFFYQMRFSILIVLFFFIHCSFSQVKENSRITELDMQGHRGARGLYPENTLPAFKAAMDLKMTTLELDTVLTKDKQLIIHHDDKLNPEICKWSNGAKVEFLPVKNFTVAELKELDCGSLKNSRFPEQTLVPGTKLSTLKEFFQFVKDYERENKITKPFLFNIETKLNEKDYTKEEVLEYARVMVNTIEEAKVVKQTTVQSFVLEVLPEVKKLNPEILTSALFAPSKWEYLLLSSGFASPKTKIIERAKELKVEIISPYYEYVNAEFVDSCRKSKIKVIP